In Bradyrhizobium sp. 200, the sequence TTGCGTTCCCTTGCCGCAGGAATCCTGCTGTGGCCGGCCGTCTGCCTGGCCGCGTCCGATCCCGACCGTATCGCCGTCTATGTCGACCAGGCGAAGCTCGTGAAGCTTCCTGCCAAGGTCTCCACCATCGTGGTCGGAAACCCGCTGATTGCGGACGTGACCCTGCAGAGCGGCGGCATCGTCGTCGTCACCGGCAAGGGCTACGGCGCGACCAATTTCATCGCCATGGACCGCAACGGCGAAGTGCTGGTGGACCGCCAGATCCAGGTCGAAGGACCGACCGATCAGCTCGTCACCGTCTATCGCGGCGTCGAACGGGAATCCTATAGCTGCATGCCGATCTGCCAGCGCCGCGTCACCCTCGGCGACGGCGAGAACTATTTCAAGGCGGCGATCGATCAGGCCGGCTCGCTTTCCAGCCAGGCCGCGGGCTCTGCGGCGGGCGGCGGCAGCAGGTGAGCCGACCGTTGCGCAAGGCGCCCGCCGGCTGCATCCGGCGGGTGGCATCGTCGGCTTCGCGGCACGGTTAATATCCGGTTGACGGCGCGGGCCGTTCTGTCTGGAACGGCCGAAACAATTCAACAATCAGTTTCGGCTAGGTTTTTGCGGCAATTCCCCTCGCGTTCTGAGGTTCCCTCGATGCCGCCTTCCACAGCTCCCAAGACCAACATCCTGCGCCGGTTTCGTCGCAACCGAAAGGGCGCGGCCGCCGTCGAGTTCGCGCTGGTTGCGCCGATCTTCTTCGCCGTTCTGTTCGCGATCATCGAGCTGGCGCTGGTGTTCTTTGCCAGCCAGATCCTCGAGACCGTAACGCAGGACTCGGCGCGCCTGATCATGACCGGCCAGGCGCAGAATACCAAGTTGACCAAGGAGCAGTTCAAGACCGCCGTTTGCGCCAGGCTCGTCACGATGTTCGATTGCGCAAACGGTGTCTCGATCGACGTGCGGAGCTATCCGGCGTTCGCCGGTGTGAACATCGCCGAACCGATCGATTCCGCGAAGGTCTACATCGACGATACGAAGTATTGTCCCGGCAAGGATGGTGATGTCGTCGTGGTGCGGCTGTTCTATCCATGGCCGATATTCGTCACCGGGCTTGGCCTCAATCTGACGAACCTGGCCAGCGGCAAGCGTCTTCTGACCGCCACCGCTGCTTTCCAAAACGAGCCGTTTGCTGACA encodes:
- a CDS encoding pilus assembly protein N-terminal domain-containing protein; the encoded protein is MSLKFQRIRAAARFGLRSLAAGILLWPAVCLAASDPDRIAVYVDQAKLVKLPAKVSTIVVGNPLIADVTLQSGGIVVVTGKGYGATNFIAMDRNGEVLVDRQIQVEGPTDQLVTVYRGVERESYSCMPICQRRVTLGDGENYFKAAIDQAGSLSSQAAGSAAGGGSR
- a CDS encoding TadE/TadG family type IV pilus assembly protein — encoded protein: MPPSTAPKTNILRRFRRNRKGAAAVEFALVAPIFFAVLFAIIELALVFFASQILETVTQDSARLIMTGQAQNTKLTKEQFKTAVCARLVTMFDCANGVSIDVRSYPAFAGVNIAEPIDSAKVYIDDTKYCPGKDGDVVVVRLFYPWPIFVTGLGLNLTNLASGKRLLTATAAFQNEPFADIGTTCS